A window of the Parabacteroides merdae ATCC 43184 genome harbors these coding sequences:
- a CDS encoding helix-turn-helix domain-containing protein, producing the protein MEIVSIERKTFEAMVAKFDCFVSRMDIICQRHGEKTMGEWMDNQDVCRMLNISARTLQTLRDNGTLAYSQINHKTYYRPDDVQRIASVVEDRRKDAKFKGRTI; encoded by the coding sequence ATGGAAATCGTATCAATTGAAAGAAAGACTTTTGAGGCGATGGTCGCCAAGTTCGACTGTTTCGTCAGTCGCATGGATATCATCTGTCAGAGGCACGGAGAGAAGACAATGGGAGAGTGGATGGACAATCAGGACGTTTGCCGAATGCTCAACATCAGCGCACGCACATTGCAGACGCTTCGGGACAATGGGACGCTGGCTTACTCGCAGATAAACCACAAGACCTACTACCGTCCCGATGACGTACAGCGCATTGCTTCCGTTGTGGAGGACAGGCGCAAAGATGCAAAGTTCAAAGGAAGAACTATATAA
- a CDS encoding helix-turn-helix domain-containing protein: MNELISKDNEWIIHFMGSLDRLLDSFEHLTANYRLTLNGERFFTDKEVSARLKVSRRTLQDYRNEGRIAYIQLGGKILYRESDIERMLADGYRSAYRLMAT; encoded by the coding sequence ATGAATGAACTGATTAGCAAGGACAACGAGTGGATAATCCACTTCATGGGCAGTCTTGACCGTCTTTTGGACAGCTTCGAGCATCTGACCGCCAATTACCGACTGACACTGAACGGAGAGCGTTTCTTCACCGACAAGGAGGTGTCGGCACGGCTGAAAGTGAGCCGCCGGACACTTCAGGACTACCGCAACGAAGGGCGCATAGCCTATATCCAGTTAGGCGGTAAAATCCTCTACCGTGAATCCGACATTGAAAGGATGCTGGCTGACGGCTACCGCTCCGCTTACCGATTGATGGCAACCTGA
- a CDS encoding site-specific integrase, with protein MKRDSFNVLFFIKKAKLLKNGEASVCMRITVNGARVENNIRKSIEPALWNQAKECAKGKSRKSCDLNAYIEEARIKLHQTFNELEEQGQFITARLLQEKFFGQDKASEAIRTLIGTMQEHNDQCRELVGKDYALITVRRYESCKRYLAELIKLKYGKEDLPLSEVNGELVRSFEFYLKTEKECQQNTVIRYMKCLKKITNLALANEWITKDPFIGIKFHEKEVIREFLTMDELLTIYHKEFSLERITIVRDVFTFAAFTGLAFIDVQQLAPEHIVEDSNGNLWIRKPRQKTKNMCNIPLLDIPLEILRKYAEHPACQKKNRLLPVPCNQKMNSYLKEIADLCMINKTLTTHVARHSYATSVCLANGVSIENVAKMLGHSNIKMTQHYARVLDSSILRDMNNVKNVMSKVMR; from the coding sequence ATGAAAAGAGACTCATTCAACGTGCTTTTCTTTATCAAGAAAGCCAAACTGCTGAAAAACGGAGAAGCCTCCGTGTGTATGCGCATCACGGTGAACGGTGCGCGAGTGGAAAACAATATCCGCAAGAGCATCGAACCAGCCTTGTGGAATCAGGCGAAGGAGTGCGCCAAAGGCAAGAGCCGTAAATCCTGCGACTTGAATGCTTATATCGAGGAAGCAAGAATCAAACTCCACCAGACTTTCAATGAACTGGAAGAACAAGGGCAATTCATCACCGCTCGCCTGTTGCAAGAAAAGTTCTTCGGACAAGACAAAGCCTCTGAAGCTATCCGTACACTTATCGGAACCATGCAGGAGCATAACGACCAATGCCGTGAACTTGTCGGAAAGGACTATGCGCTGATTACCGTCCGCCGTTATGAAAGTTGTAAGCGTTATCTTGCAGAACTTATCAAACTGAAATACGGCAAGGAGGATTTGCCATTATCGGAAGTCAATGGAGAGCTGGTACGCTCTTTTGAATTCTATCTCAAAACGGAAAAGGAGTGCCAGCAGAATACGGTTATCCGCTACATGAAGTGCTTGAAGAAGATAACCAATCTTGCGCTTGCTAACGAATGGATTACCAAAGATCCGTTCATCGGCATCAAGTTTCATGAGAAAGAGGTTATCCGTGAGTTCTTGACAATGGATGAACTACTCACGATCTATCACAAGGAGTTTTCGTTAGAGCGTATCACTATTGTCCGTGATGTTTTCACCTTTGCGGCATTCACCGGATTAGCATTCATAGACGTACAACAACTGGCACCGGAACATATCGTGGAGGATTCTAATGGCAACCTATGGATTCGCAAACCTCGGCAAAAGACGAAGAACATGTGTAACATTCCTTTGCTTGATATTCCATTGGAGATTCTCCGTAAATATGCGGAACATCCAGCTTGCCAAAAGAAAAACAGACTGCTGCCAGTCCCCTGCAATCAGAAGATGAACAGCTATCTGAAAGAAATCGCAGACTTATGTATGATAAACAAGACCTTGACCACACATGTAGCCCGGCACTCGTATGCGACCTCTGTATGTCTCGCCAACGGTGTGAGCATAGAGAATGTGGCAAAAATGCTCGGCCATTCCAATATAAAAATGACGCAGCACTATGCACGTGTGTTGGATTCCTCCATTTTGCGCGATATGAATAATGTAAAGAACGTAATGTCTAAAGTTATGCGATAG
- a CDS encoding S8 family peptidase — translation MQKEHFFLGNQIAEPRSFTPRAKVVPPPVIPERNRQEHAAFIKESYNAVVESAITALSEREKCGLPSADGVYINLDMSPKLVPQKLAQSSGASILKISEDKSDGNVDVTVYIKNEKKDWLSKKADEYADEKYNTKTGKPKNTGLIEPINAIKPADIHALYTSIEDFDKLPDNKAFLFELWITKTKEYDTVKLSDVLDKLAILKAGKNHLDFDGVDVWMIKATKQQLCELPLSIGYIEGVRPYHQPSILIKNRSESREWSELIEGEIQFALDKDSTRIGLLDSGVNNAHKLLAPALPNDRMKSAISVPDTTDHSDHGTGMAGLMLYGDLTDITYRHGGPIIIEQDLASVKIVENGHTTDPDFYGAVIEDAIYQAQAMGASIQCMAVTDGTSYDGKSTSSSASLDESIYHNGKCDRLVLVSAGNIEPPEVDATNYLESCKANAVQSPAQAWNALTVGAYTEKTIVTDESYKALAAPGNLSPMSRSSWSWRNGCNKPEIVMEGGNIAYHPVFQTTTHPDLSLITTCQDLAESLEQFHATSAATALATRLAAKIKTATPTLSMLSVRGMMVHSAKWTPEMIRIGNIKDIIPLCGYGVPDEETALFSNEKYATFIFENELIPYWEKDGSNTYNQLHFYDLPWPTEVLEQMGEENVKIRITLSYYVKPSPGYAGRSNKYRYPSATLHFDLKSASESMEEFLCRRNKSEGEKRTDNDTNRWTIKQQRREQGTVQSDWIECTAAELASCGQIIVYPGQGWWKERKLANVDNVIKYSLIVSIETTKTEIYDAVETAISNRIGVQIMQEV, via the coding sequence ATGCAAAAGGAACATTTTTTCTTAGGTAACCAAATAGCAGAACCCCGTTCTTTCACGCCAAGAGCAAAGGTTGTACCACCACCTGTTATTCCTGAAAGGAACAGACAAGAACATGCTGCATTTATCAAGGAAAGCTATAATGCAGTCGTTGAATCTGCCATCACGGCTCTTTCTGAAAGGGAAAAGTGTGGTTTACCGTCTGCGGATGGTGTGTATATAAACCTTGACATGTCTCCCAAATTGGTTCCCCAAAAGTTAGCCCAAAGTAGTGGAGCATCCATTCTGAAAATCTCTGAAGATAAAAGTGACGGAAATGTTGATGTAACCGTATATATCAAAAATGAGAAAAAAGATTGGCTGAGCAAGAAGGCAGACGAGTATGCCGATGAAAAGTATAATACGAAAACAGGCAAACCTAAAAATACAGGCTTGATTGAACCTATCAACGCCATTAAGCCGGCAGATATACATGCGCTCTATACATCTATAGAAGATTTCGACAAACTACCTGATAATAAGGCCTTTTTATTTGAGTTGTGGATAACTAAAACAAAGGAATATGACACAGTAAAATTATCAGATGTCTTGGATAAACTTGCTATCTTAAAAGCAGGTAAAAATCATTTGGATTTTGATGGAGTAGATGTTTGGATGATAAAAGCAACCAAACAACAGTTATGTGAATTACCGCTATCTATCGGTTATATAGAAGGAGTGCGTCCCTATCATCAGCCATCGATACTTATAAAAAATCGGAGCGAAAGTCGCGAGTGGAGTGAACTGATTGAAGGAGAAATCCAATTTGCGCTTGATAAAGACAGTACAAGAATAGGCTTGTTGGACTCAGGCGTCAACAATGCCCATAAACTGCTGGCACCTGCTCTTCCTAATGACAGAATGAAAAGTGCTATCAGCGTGCCGGATACAACAGACCACAGTGACCATGGTACAGGTATGGCCGGACTTATGCTTTATGGAGATTTGACGGATATAACTTATCGACATGGAGGTCCGATAATCATAGAACAGGACTTGGCTTCCGTGAAGATTGTAGAGAACGGTCATACAACAGATCCGGATTTCTATGGAGCGGTAATTGAAGATGCTATCTATCAGGCTCAGGCTATGGGGGCGTCTATACAATGTATGGCTGTAACTGATGGTACATCGTATGACGGAAAGTCAACGTCAAGTTCTGCGTCATTGGATGAAAGCATATACCATAATGGCAAGTGTGACCGCTTAGTGCTCGTTTCAGCGGGCAACATTGAGCCCCCTGAAGTAGATGCCACAAATTATCTGGAGTCCTGCAAAGCCAATGCTGTACAAAGTCCGGCTCAAGCATGGAACGCATTAACAGTCGGAGCATATACGGAGAAAACGATAGTAACAGATGAAAGCTACAAGGCACTGGCAGCTCCAGGGAATCTGTCACCCATGTCAAGAAGTTCGTGGAGTTGGAGAAATGGTTGCAATAAGCCTGAAATAGTCATGGAAGGAGGTAATATAGCCTATCATCCTGTTTTTCAAACAACGACACATCCTGATTTAAGTTTGATTACTACCTGCCAAGATTTGGCGGAATCATTGGAACAGTTCCATGCTACAAGTGCGGCTACAGCATTAGCGACACGTCTTGCGGCAAAAATAAAAACAGCAACACCAACTCTTTCCATGTTGTCTGTTCGTGGCATGATGGTACATTCTGCCAAATGGACACCGGAAATGATACGTATCGGTAATATCAAGGATATTATACCTTTATGCGGCTATGGTGTTCCTGATGAAGAGACGGCCTTATTCAGTAATGAAAAATATGCAACGTTTATATTTGAAAATGAGTTAATACCCTATTGGGAAAAAGATGGTTCAAACACCTATAATCAATTGCACTTTTATGATTTGCCTTGGCCAACAGAGGTGCTGGAACAAATGGGAGAAGAAAATGTAAAAATAAGAATCACACTATCTTATTATGTAAAGCCGTCTCCTGGATATGCGGGAAGAAGCAACAAGTATCGTTATCCATCTGCTACGCTGCATTTCGACTTGAAAAGTGCAAGCGAGAGTATGGAAGAGTTTCTTTGCAGAAGAAATAAAAGTGAAGGAGAAAAGAGAACTGACAATGATACTAACAGATGGACCATCAAACAACAACGAAGAGAACAAGGTACTGTACAATCTGACTGGATCGAATGTACGGCCGCTGAATTGGCTTCTTGTGGGCAGATAATTGTTTATCCAGGCCAAGGATGGTGGAAAGAAAGGAAATTAGCTAATGTTGATAATGTTATCAAATATTCACTTATCGTATCAATAGAGACAACGAAAACTGAAATTTACGATGCCGTAGAAACGGCTATCAGTAATAGAATAGGAGTACAAATAATGCAAGAAGTATAG
- a CDS encoding AAA family ATPase — protein MANADQILSLIRNHLNNDDAQFRKVALQISAVEAKNGHAVLARTIQELLSQRKTSFSALKLIPRNKDVDDLLLQVETYDCLKNMVTDKALKEKIERVIKEFTKREELRKYGLANRRKLLLYGVPGTGKTMTAGVLAKELNLPLFIVRTEKVVTKFMGETGQKLSRIFDFIDEVPAVYLFDEFDAIGAQRGMENEVGEQRRILNTFLQLLERDSSDSFIIAATNAIDSIDKAMFRRFDDVIEYRLPDSRQRIHLLREYLYAAKELDYSMAAPLFEGMSHAEIKMVCSDIFKESLLNDVPMNIELVKMVVDKRNQLCREIS, from the coding sequence ATGGCAAATGCAGACCAAATATTGTCTTTGATACGTAATCATCTGAATAACGATGATGCACAATTTAGAAAAGTTGCTCTCCAGATTTCTGCTGTAGAGGCAAAGAATGGTCATGCAGTATTAGCAAGAACCATCCAGGAGCTTTTAAGTCAAAGAAAAACATCTTTTAGTGCTTTAAAGCTTATTCCACGTAATAAAGATGTGGATGACTTATTGCTTCAAGTCGAGACATACGATTGCCTGAAAAATATGGTGACGGACAAAGCATTGAAAGAAAAGATAGAAAGAGTCATCAAAGAATTTACAAAGAGAGAAGAACTTAGGAAATATGGACTTGCCAACCGCCGCAAATTATTGCTCTATGGCGTACCTGGGACAGGCAAGACTATGACAGCAGGAGTATTGGCTAAAGAGTTGAATCTTCCTTTATTTATTGTGAGGACAGAGAAAGTCGTTACAAAATTCATGGGTGAGACAGGACAGAAACTTAGCCGTATCTTTGATTTTATAGATGAGGTTCCTGCAGTCTATCTTTTTGATGAATTCGATGCTATCGGTGCTCAGCGTGGAATGGAAAATGAAGTAGGTGAACAGCGCCGAATACTCAACACATTTCTTCAATTGTTGGAACGTGACTCATCAGACAGTTTCATTATTGCAGCGACAAATGCCATTGATTCGATAGACAAAGCGATGTTTCGACGTTTTGATGACGTTATTGAATATCGCTTGCCAGACTCCAGACAACGTATTCATCTGTTGCGTGAATATCTATATGCGGCTAAAGAACTTGATTATTCCATGGCAGCACCTCTGTTTGAAGGTATGAGCCATGCAGAGATAAAAATGGTATGTTCTGATATATTCAAAGAATCTTTGTTAAATGATGTGCCAATGAATATAGAATTGGTAAAGATGGTCGTTGACAAACGGAATCAACTTTGTCGTGAAATAAGTTGA
- a CDS encoding toprim domain-containing protein, which translates to MNMQEAKNIRLVDFLAGFGHEPVMQRGNSVWYKSPFRTEKEASFKVDLHKELWYDFGLGRGGDIITLAKEIYRTQDISHVLRCIEDKRTVLKPVTVSCPFEKAYPAFQDLKITPLANRILLTYLEERCIDTETARKVCKEAHFNRNGKNYFAIAFPNISGGYEIRNRYFKACIAPKDITCIISTPESRICYIFEGFIDFLSFRLAFPSLEEGDYIVLNSVSNLQKAFSFLSRYDGICCCLDNDTAGKNAVQALKDKYGIRICDLSHEYSEYKDLNEYLCGKNNQLHI; encoded by the coding sequence ATGAACATGCAAGAAGCAAAGAACATCAGGCTTGTTGATTTTTTAGCCGGATTCGGACATGAACCGGTAATGCAGCGTGGGAACAGCGTATGGTATAAATCGCCCTTCAGAACGGAAAAGGAGGCCTCTTTCAAGGTAGACCTCCATAAGGAACTGTGGTATGACTTCGGACTGGGAAGGGGTGGGGATATTATAACGTTGGCCAAGGAGATTTATCGGACACAGGACATAAGCCATGTGTTACGGTGTATTGAGGATAAAAGGACGGTTTTGAAACCGGTTACTGTATCCTGCCCTTTTGAAAAAGCGTATCCCGCCTTTCAGGACTTGAAAATCACTCCTCTTGCCAACCGGATACTGCTTACCTATCTGGAGGAAAGGTGCATTGATACGGAAACGGCCCGAAAAGTATGCAAGGAGGCTCATTTTAATCGGAACGGGAAGAATTATTTTGCCATCGCTTTCCCTAATATTTCCGGAGGGTACGAAATCAGGAACAGGTATTTCAAGGCTTGTATCGCTCCCAAGGACATCACCTGTATTATTAGCACGCCGGAGAGCAGGATTTGCTATATTTTTGAGGGGTTTATAGATTTTCTGTCTTTCAGGCTGGCTTTTCCATCTTTGGAAGAGGGGGATTATATAGTGTTGAATTCTGTCAGTAACTTACAGAAGGCTTTTTCTTTCCTTTCACGATATGACGGCATCTGTTGCTGTCTGGACAATGATACCGCCGGAAAAAATGCGGTGCAGGCATTAAAGGACAAATACGGAATCCGTATATGCGATCTTTCGCATGAATATTCCGAATATAAGGATCTGAATGAATATCTGTGCGGGAAAAACAATCAGCTCCATATATAA
- a CDS encoding DUF4121 family protein, with translation MIQTKNKYCKETFIRLNYWYDRIHGLVREDIEKVNTMVEHIEKTRSNRYPRTGDSLFFISGYGERSRPFFVDAVYGDNIVLRNFSRVPFVSWDKKGIKCDMHGGECVLIKTGDVRFKTWTTGRFKHWGHYGACENGEVYYDAKVALWECGAPEQPESQEWFKIHIRKNTRSGGDMYIGEISCKDEDGLKQFVNDHEGFIFVEEDSQEMVILCFRHSDMRISPEEWEKMNCPVSVREIYGQMQKVKIVKDHKTHLTTFYY, from the coding sequence ATGATTCAAACAAAAAACAAGTATTGCAAGGAAACATTCATCCGTTTGAACTACTGGTATGACCGGATACACGGGCTTGTCCGGGAAGACATAGAGAAAGTGAACACAATGGTGGAACACATCGAAAAAACACGTTCCAACCGATATCCCCGTACAGGTGACAGCCTGTTCTTTATTTCTGGATACGGTGAACGTTCCCGGCCGTTCTTCGTAGATGCCGTGTATGGAGATAACATTGTGCTCCGGAATTTCTCCCGTGTCCCATTCGTGTCCTGGGATAAGAAGGGCATCAAATGCGATATGCATGGCGGCGAGTGCGTGCTGATAAAGACCGGTGATGTAAGGTTCAAGACTTGGACTACCGGCCGTTTCAAGCACTGGGGACATTACGGGGCATGTGAAAACGGGGAAGTTTACTACGATGCGAAAGTAGCCCTGTGGGAATGTGGCGCACCTGAACAGCCGGAAAGTCAGGAATGGTTCAAAATCCATATCCGCAAAAACACCCGGTCGGGCGGGGATATGTACATCGGAGAAATATCCTGTAAGGATGAGGATGGACTCAAGCAGTTTGTCAATGACCATGAAGGTTTCATATTCGTAGAAGAGGATTCCCAGGAGATGGTCATACTATGTTTCAGGCATTCCGATATGAGGATTTCCCCGGAAGAGTGGGAAAAGATGAACTGTCCGGTATCCGTGCGTGAAATATACGGACAGATGCAGAAAGTAAAGATTGTAAAAGATCATAAAACACATCTGACCACATTCTACTATTAA
- a CDS encoding ATP-binding protein, producing the protein MKRKIIQQLKLWKDNPARKPLILLGARQVGKTWVMKHFGLTEFENVAYINCDVEPLAKELFAADYNIPRILLTLQAITGTKIEAGKTLIVFDELQEVERGLHSLKYFQENAPEYHVMAAGSLLGITLGKGQSFPVGKVNVMHLYPMDFEEFLMAAGETDLCDLLHQPDWEILKILSLKYVDLLRQYYYVGGMPEVVDCFFQHQNLQEVRDKQTEILDAYRRDISKHTTPTESIRIGQVLQSLPSQLARENKKFIYNVLKKGARATEYELAIQWLMDAGLVHKVSRVKELQMPVKFYEDLGAFKLFLLDCGLLGCMTEAPASQMLVGNNVFKEFKGAFTEQFVLQQLVAQGFSPYYWSSDKTPAEIDFVVQTEHRVIPVEVKAEENVRARSMSEYIKKHPDYQLKGLRISMMGYQDQGWMENIPLFAITKFFG; encoded by the coding sequence ATGAAACGGAAGATTATACAACAGTTGAAACTTTGGAAAGATAATCCTGCGAGAAAACCTTTGATACTGTTAGGTGCTCGTCAGGTTGGTAAAACTTGGGTGATGAAACATTTTGGTCTGACTGAGTTTGAGAACGTAGCCTACATCAACTGTGATGTCGAGCCACTGGCCAAGGAGTTATTTGCAGCCGACTATAACATCCCCCGTATTTTGCTGACACTTCAGGCTATCACAGGAACGAAGATTGAAGCAGGAAAAACGTTGATTGTATTCGATGAGTTGCAGGAGGTGGAACGGGGATTGCATAGCTTGAAATATTTTCAGGAAAATGCGCCTGAATATCATGTGATGGCGGCTGGCTCCTTGTTGGGAATTACTTTGGGGAAAGGTCAGTCCTTTCCAGTGGGTAAGGTAAATGTAATGCATCTATATCCGATGGATTTTGAAGAATTTCTGATGGCTGCCGGCGAAACTGATTTGTGCGATTTGTTGCATCAGCCCGATTGGGAAATTTTAAAGATTCTCAGTTTAAAATATGTTGATTTGCTTCGCCAATACTATTATGTAGGTGGCATGCCTGAAGTGGTGGATTGTTTCTTTCAGCATCAAAACTTGCAGGAAGTACGTGACAAACAGACTGAAATCCTGGATGCTTATCGGCGGGACATCTCCAAGCATACGACACCTACTGAAAGTATACGTATCGGACAAGTGCTGCAATCCTTGCCTTCGCAGTTGGCCAGGGAGAACAAGAAATTCATCTATAATGTGTTGAAGAAAGGAGCCAGAGCTACGGAATATGAACTCGCCATTCAGTGGCTGATGGATGCAGGTCTGGTACATAAAGTCAGCCGGGTAAAAGAGCTGCAGATGCCTGTCAAATTTTACGAAGATCTGGGTGCCTTCAAATTATTCCTGCTTGATTGCGGTCTTTTAGGTTGTATGACCGAGGCGCCCGCCAGCCAAATGCTGGTAGGAAATAATGTATTCAAGGAGTTCAAGGGCGCTTTTACCGAACAGTTTGTCTTGCAGCAATTAGTGGCCCAAGGCTTTTCGCCCTATTATTGGAGCAGTGACAAAACACCTGCGGAGATTGACTTTGTGGTACAGACGGAGCATCGCGTGATACCTGTGGAAGTGAAAGCCGAAGAGAATGTACGTGCGCGTTCCATGTCGGAATATATTAAAAAACATCCCGATTATCAGTTGAAAGGACTGCGCATCTCCATGATGGGTTATCAAGATCAGGGTTGGATGGAGAATATTCCGCTGTTTGCCATTACGAAGTTCTTTGGATGA